Part of the Manis javanica isolate MJ-LG chromosome 9, MJ_LKY, whole genome shotgun sequence genome, gccttccccatgccctcgcTGTGTTATGTGTGgcaattataatgccccttaatcccttctcccccaccctccccaacccctttccctttggtgactgttagtccattcttgggttctgtgagtctgctgctgttttgttccttcatttttgagaagcatattaattttaatattagctTAAGCAAAATAAAGATTAGGAAGATAAGTTTGCTATAGAAgtagccatttacatttaaaagctGAATACAAATAATTTCTAAAGTTGCGTGCATGCTGTTTTGTATAGTCCATAGTATATCTCTGCTTTGTTAGCAAGGATAGTTATGATTCAGATGCTCTAACCTTAACCTGGACTGATATCATTGCAGTTTAAGATACTTAATCATAATTTATTAGATAGGAGTATCTTTAAGATTGTGTTTTCACATATATTACTGCTGGCTAATTTTGCATTGCTTATGAAACAACTGCAGTGATTTTGTTCTTGTAGATTTGGTTCTTGTACATAAAGCTAAAATACAAAAGTCCCATAAAACTcatcatatgtatttttaaacaaatgcaaatgaaaccTGCGTTTGCCTGTAGCAGTTTAAAGTGTATTCTTGTGTCTGTACTATTCATTACAGTATTAAGCATGCATTTGTTAAAagttctgtgttcttttcatGTCTAAGCTGAAAGCCTAATTGATGTAAATGTATGTTTTTGTGCCTGTTATTCATGGTTGTGTCATGAAGATACCTTGACTCCTGACAGGATAATAATGAGTGCTTGATGTTAGTCTATGATAGGTGATGCACTTTACATGTAATTTAGAATTTAAGCCTTATAACAACTCTATCAACtaatcattatctccattttattatGAGGATGTTGAAGGTCAAAGAAGTTAAGAATCTTGCTTACGGTCACATAAGCAACTTAGTGGAAGTTAACTGAATTCGAACCCAGGTGTGACTCCAGAGCCCATGTGTGTTTCACTGCaccacattttttctttatgtcaGTTCTGTGGACCATACAAATCATAAACAGTTAACCTTCTTTTCAGCAACTATGGTATATGAAATCTTCATTTACCATTAGACACATTTGCAATATCCTTTACTCTCATGAGATGATTCACCTCATGTTCTTTAAGTAATACAACATGAAATTAATAATATGTTTGCTTTTCCCAAATTCACTTTTTACTCAACATTATAAAAGTACCTGCATTGTACGAATTTATCAAGTGAGGCAAACCTGTGTTTTGGTATTCCATTCTCAGCACATACTCCATGAATGCATATTTTATGCTACTTTCTAGGTGGTGTAAATATGCGTGGCCTGTAAAATTAGACATGGTCCCTACCGACTCTCAAACAGGTGTACCTGGATTTCTAATCTTGGTTCCACCTTTACCTCTTAATAACTTAGGACCTTTAGCAGGTTCCTTAGCCCTCTAAGTCTCTGTTTCTGCTTCTGTAAAGAGAGAATAATAGTATATTTCTTAgggtcattgtgaggattaattgAGATAATGTGTGCTCATAGCATGATGTCTGGCATGTAATATAACAATCAATATTACCTTTTATTGCCATCTTTAAAATAGCCCTTGAAgtatatggaagcaatctaagtgcctatcaatagatgaatggataaagaagatgtgatacatacataccatgtaatattattcagccactaaaaaaaaaagaaaccctgccatttgcaacaacatggatggatctagcaAGTACTGTGCTCAGTGAAACGAGCCAGtcaggaaagacaaatactgtatgatttcacttgtttatagaatataaaaacaaagcaaaacaaggaacaaaacagcattagacttatagatactgagaagtgactagtggttatcaaaggggaggggttggggtgggaatTGGGGGGTTGAAAGGGCACAGTAATTCGCCGTCACAATACAAGTTGAACACCGTTGAACCActatgatgtacatttgaaaccaatataagattgtatattaatgatacttgaatttttttttaatttaaaagtaaccCTTGGAGTACaagtaattttctttaaaaaaaaatataactGAACAAGCTTAATATCATCATCATCTTTCTGGGATGGTAGTCATCTTTCTATATTTGAAAAGTCTCATAAGTGATTCATTTGTTCTGCATGCtgccatatacattttagaaatatagCACACCAtagctgtgttttcatttttcatattttaaagacattGCTAGAATCACTGTTTAAGATAATTCCAAATACAAGAATATatatgtttcttatatataagaGTATATGTGACTCATGGCAACTATTGGAATGTATTTGTTATTACCTTTATTCTTCTGAAAAAGATAAAGAGTCACTTTGTAATTTATCTTTGGAGCAACAGGAGAAAAGATTTGGGGAAGAAATTCTTAAGTGactacaaacaaaaatattatgaCAACTTTACTCTGACTTATAACTGGCATTTTATGTGATTTCTTGAGTTTTTTGAATGGaaagtatttctaaatatttttagaaaaaaacaagcacTGGATTATGTAAATTCAAGTGCAAGTAATTTTGAATTTGAAAGGGTACATGTATGAGAAGTTTTGTACACAGGAATGAATAGTCAGATTTCCTTCTAGATTATTGAATTATTTCAGGATATTATGATTTATCAAAAGCTTAAGGATGAATTAAATGCATCCAGATATGATTTTTTGAGTCATACATAAAAATGAGTAACATTTCTTTAGTGTTTTCCATCAATAATAATTTATCATAACAATTAAATCCTCTTTTTGTGAAATTATTCAAAAACCTTTTTTACAATACTTCTAAGGAGATTTGGTCAACTATATCTCCTGTAAAAAGATATGTCATGgctatttttattatctgtcaTGAAATCTTGTTAGAGAAAATTTTGCTTTGACATTAAATCACTACtgtttttttcattatcaaaGTCCAAATACCAAGAAAAAGTCAACTCATAAGCTGGAGAGGTACATAAACAGTTCGATTACAGAAACTGCTAAAATAGCTCTTACTAGTCTTTCTATTTTCATAGTTCTTTTAAGTCCTGATGAAGCTATTTTAAAGTACACATGAGAGGATTTGATGTTTTATTAGAAACAGTTTTTTCCTGTTATACAGAAGATTGTGTGGTTGATGTGAGCTTTTGTGGACTTTTTAAATGTGGattttttaaaggcttttctgaaaatatttttaaaagtatttatttagtaTACACAGCCAACTTTTGTATTACCTTAGATGTTGTAACTGGAAGTCAGTTATAGTTCTGAGAATGAATCGCTGCTAATTTATTCTGAGTTTTTATGTGTAAGCAAACTTCTGGCATATATGCTAATTTATTTAAGCTCAGTCAAGATTTTCAAAACTCTTCTGttgaagctttttaaaattaagatgtagttaccatttttaattattacattttaaaggaGCAAATTTAGCTTGTAATTTGTTCTTAGAATCCAAAAGAAGTAAGTGATATCAAAATAATTTAGCTGttcttgggaggaaaaaaatgcacTCACATTTAGGGCTAAGTTTCTAGACTATTTTATTAAGacaaccatatataaaaattaatatcaaaGGATAACTTTCTTTAGcatgaagtaaaaaaattaactcacGTCTGAGATTTAGCATCAAAATAAGTACTGAAAAGTATAAAGTTCTTTCATATAAATAATGTTTAGTGACTTTGAGCTTGAAAAATGAATAGATTTTTAGGGTGATCCTGAACATgaattcctttattattttaatatcacATACTTTGTTGAGACTAAGTTACCCATGTTGTGTTGGAGCTCAGCCTGCAAAGAGATGAATTTGCTGATTTTTGCCACAAGAACAGGCAGGGTTACTGTAACCTGCCAATTGACTGCATCAATAATGCTGTGTGAAATCATCAAGTGGtactgtttgttttaaaataacatgtaactttttattataattattaatacaAGCAAAGAAGCTAGtagagcttttatttttttattgtcattaagcagttttctagaaattttcAGCAATATGTTAGCTTTCAACTATAATTCTAATAAGAAATACAGGAACTATGAATAAGCATTAGGTGcctactattaaaaattaaatcaatagcTTTAATACCTGCTTACAATCTCATTTGTTTCACTATAGCTCTGTTTTAGCAGATCTGCACATCTGTTTTATTCTCAATGGTTAATTTTACCCGTTCAGTTTCTTTGTAGATTTTTGAATAAATAGAAAGGATTTTTAATCTTATAgccccttaaaatattttttattaccatttatttaaatgaaagatAGATAATGTACATGCTTGTTCATTGTCCAAGTACCTAAGACATTCTGATTGAAAGACAGCTTacggaaaaataaacaaatagcaaaagcaTCCAGTCTTTATTTATAAGATATAGAAGATCACTTTTTCATGTAAATGTAAGAGTCTGATCAGCAGGAACACCCTAGAAGACATCTTTAGCGATAGAGTTTACATACCATTAGCTCACAGTAATTGATTAGCAGCAGGGCTCTGAGTACAGAGCTAGCTGAGCACATTGTTTGGGATGCCTTTGATGCTGTGGTTTGCCGAAGCTTGCTGGCTGCATGCTTGTTGCCTTTCTTCGTGACACAGGTAATTACTTGATAAAATGAAGTGCATCGCTGTGAACAATTGACCCTTTGGAACAATCCAGGCTGGTCAGTAGCCTAAAACCACACTTTAAGGCCATCATTATAGCCTCAAACTTAAGAGTTTCCAAGGTACAGACAaaggtgttgtcttcctttagtACAAGCCGAGTGCCATTTTCAGACTTTATGAAGTATTTAAATTGAATGATATTTGATGATACTGAAAACTCCTCTGGAAATCCATCCAGCCTGCTTTTGGACACCAGAACAATGcgagattttatttttgttataaaatcAGGAGCATTACAGAAGATTCTCAGTCCTTGTGAGCGATCATGGTTATCGGTTATTTCCAAGAAAGTAGTCTCTCTGGGTGTTAGCTGTTCTTTTTCCCACCTGGATTTCACTTCCTCCGCCAGTCCCTTGATCTGAAAGAATTCTGCTTCTTGTGCAAGAAGTTGATTTTCTCGAAACCCTTCAGGCAGTAGAAGTTCTCCATTTCGTAGGAAGTTTAGGACGTGCCTGAAAAGGAGCCCATCCCTGTCTATGAAATAATGACCATCGGCATCAAACGGGCAgagaatttttccatttactaTACCTTCAAGAAAAGTGTCTGGGTACTTGGTCAGTGTTTGTTTTTGAGTAATGTATAGATATCCACCAACGTTGAGGGTGATCAGTGTGGATTTGCAGTTCTTTCCTTGGTCAGCATCTTCCAAGCTGTTGTGTTTCCCTTCATActccttttctttgtctcttctgtttattttacgctccatttttgaaaatgctatttcAGCTTGTTCTTCTCagctttgagatttttaaaaaagaaacactacCACACAAACACGCCTTTATTCAGCCCAGCCTGGTGATGGAATGAAAATGCTGGCAGCATCGCCTGCGCTGTCAGCTCGGTTTTGCAGTAGGTGGCGTGGCAGCTATGTAGGCAGGGGCTTTCTGGAGTAAGATGGAAAAAAAGATCATTTGCATTTAACTGTATCAGGGAAGGAATTTGTTGTGAAAGATTTTCATGTATATTCTTTGAAGTATAAGTGAATTTCCTCTTGGCAGTTAAGcaattataaatgtttaattccccattttttatccatttctaaATGTTTCATTATTACTTAATCAGGCAGGCTTAATATTGAATAATACTGTAATCATTTGGAGAATAATGTATATTAAATGAATATGAATGTtaatttaatgtatattaaatTAATAGCATTATTTAAAGTGAAGCATAAATAGGAAAGCTAAGGAAAAAGGAACTAGGTATATAGAATTTTCCTTCCTATAAAAGTCACACGTTTCACAGTGGAGTAGTCATTTTAAGGACCTGAATGAGAACATTTAAACCTGTTATTTGTGGCATTGCACTGAATTTAATTGGATTTGCATGTGATTCTGATTTGGAGATCTTTAGTAAATGAGAAGAAATTTACTTAATGTTCTTAactttattgttaaaatattctgttattttgttttttaccatgagggcaaaaattcaaaatacaggcTTTGCAgtaatcatttacattttttttttaaattaagctttcCTGTGGAAAATCCGTAAGCTTGTTTTATCCTAAACCTCCTTTGGTGCGGAACAAACACTTGGATTGCTGTAAAAAAACACTATAGggttgggtgtgtgtgtctgtgtgcgcaTGTGGTGTGTGTTGCGCGCGCACATGCGCTGTGTTTGGGAAAGTAAAAGGGGCGGATAAAAGCACCTACTGCAAACAGTGTCGTGGGGAAACTGAGCTGGGTGGTAGTGGTGTTTCCACGTTCCCAAAGGTCCAAAGCCTAataagctttttgtttttaatcttggGAGCTGGACAGTGTTGAGTGTGatgtctttctcccttcctttgtttttacctttctttccttGTAAATTGCCCTCCAAAGCATTTTAGGGTTCTGAGCTTTAATGTCTAGAATTTAAAAGCCCAGTGGTAAGAAATGTGACTTTGTCCCCTATATGCTATTTGACTAGTCTGTCTGCTTAATTATTCTGAGGAATTATATTTGTTCTCAGAATTAGACtagatttaatattaaaatgatttatttatatttctattacattagaggtatttttaagttattcaactaaaatatttatttaagagaTAAAGGAgcagattcttttaaaaaatgcttacctTTTATCTTCTCCAAAACATATAAGATTTTTCTTCAGATACAGAAAACTAGTATCCTCAAGTATAGCTGATTTTGGATTTAATATTCATGCATCAttgaaattaaactagaaatctaAGGTACAACATTTTTAGAACTGAGTTTTTACTTAGGGGCCATGAAATTCAACCTCCTCATTTTACCTAAGATAAAATTGCATTCTAGAGAGTTCTTAGTGTTTTATCTAGAACTTTATAGCTTGTTAATGGTAAGTCAACACTTGGACTAAAACTTCCTCTCAGTCTCgcatatttaaataaagaatttaCTCATACTcagttttgtggtttttttggAATTAGGTCTTTTTAGTGGATATTActtgttaaaaaatattgaataaatattttggggGGGTGCCACTTCATAAATGTATTCATGAAATTCTTATGTTAATAGTGCACATGAGTAGCACCATATAATAGCAAAATTAATAAAGGCAGGACATAAAATCAATATAACTGTAGTGCAGTGGTGGAGACCATGCTGgaattttctttatatgtttaaaTAAAGTAATACAGTTAAATGCTATGCAATGCTAGGTCTGCTTGGACTAACACCTTGTTTGGCCCATTTGTAGATGCTTTTATAGGGAGGCAAAGCTAATGCTACTGTAGAATGGGCTTGCACGAGATGGGGATGGGAAGCATGACTGCTGGAAGTTGGACCACTGACCACTTCAGCCATCACTCCAGGGCTGCCTTACACTTGGCTAAcgctctctcttctgctttctgcTGCCCGCTTTGTATAACTAcaatgtgtgttttttgtttctgtggcTTGCCTTGACAGATTCTGAACCACCCCATTATATGCCTGTAACCCTCATCGCTTTTTCTCACTCTAGACATCACTCTGGTGTTCTTGTCTTCTGCAAAGCTGACCACTCACGGCCTGACAACAATAGTGTAACAGAAGCCTCATTTTAGTGTCTGACTAGAAGCAGATATGAATCCATAGAACTTTTTGTGTTCTGTTGTTCCCAATGTgcagtcttaaaaaagaaaaatgacacccAGTAGGCGCCTCCTTCTGTCCATTACTCTACAGTTTTCTCCACTAAAGCAAGACAATAGTGGTTTACAGAAGGTTGTTGATCGCTGCTGCCTGTTGTGGTACACAGGCTccttaggagaaaaaaacaagttatCTTCTTTTTAGGCTGTTCTAAGTTTGCATTTACCTCCCTGAGGGCCTGGAGGGTGGAGAGAGCTTGTCCTAAGTAGTGCTCCTCAGGTCCACACTGCCCTAAATCTATAAAAATGGTGCTTCAGTACCTGTGCCAAGGGAAACATGGTTTATGTGACTATGTTTCTCTAACTCACTCTGCATACAAACTGGAATTAATCAGTGCAGCAGTTTAAGAAGAGCTTAATCCACATGGCAAAGATTAGCTCACTAAGATTGACCCTTAGATGTGAGGATTTCATATTCTTTGCAGGCTGAAAGATACCCCCTGTTTACTACTCGGTACCTTAGCCCTTTATTAGAGTAGATCACCTCTATCTTTGACATCTGTAATCACACCAATAAAAGAGTCCTTTAGCTAGCTTAGAAGATTTAAACAATGTCATTGTCAGGTTCTTGGTATGAGTGTATCCATTGGTTAGGGCCAATGCCTAACCATATTCTAGCAAAACCT contains:
- the KCTD4 gene encoding BTB/POZ domain-containing protein KCTD4, coding for MERKINRRDKEKEYEGKHNSLEDADQGKNCKSTLITLNVGGYLYITQKQTLTKYPDTFLEGIVNGKILCPFDADGHYFIDRDGLLFRHVLNFLRNGELLLPEGFRENQLLAQEAEFFQIKGLAEEVKSRWEKEQLTPRETTFLEITDNHDRSQGLRIFCNAPDFITKIKSRIVLVSKSRLDGFPEEFSVSSNIIQFKYFIKSENGTRLVLKEDNTFVCTLETLKFEAIMMALKCGFRLLTSLDCSKGSIVHSDALHFIK